The following proteins come from a genomic window of Asterias amurensis chromosome 15, ASM3211899v1:
- the LOC139947966 gene encoding uncharacterized protein isoform X9, producing MTTDASSPSSKLSGIFPKRMKIALKRTKSVGKFDKHGPLKEEDEGSEMTSPHSIKPTHSHESLLLGPQTSLDVFDLTANDLVIQPLHSSILGQDHCFQITTSVGKKYYSCRSASERDKWIESIRSAVHPEKDNKRRKDSVLRLWVVEGKNVPLKRKYYCEIYVDDVLYARTTAKSRGDMVFWGEQFLFTCLPEAKNVKIHLYKEPDKKKRRDKNYLGHVSIPLEPISNRSTFEKWYPLTNSSSKGDTPSLRIKTRYQSINILPIAQYSELAQYLKENAVSLCQLIEQQINVKTKEEIATSLIKVLQCLGTANEFLVELVMTETRTVNDESLIFRANTMATKSMEAYMKLIGGKYIQDTLGDFIHTIYENDEDCEVDPTKVSSSVLLQQHQATLTMLCEMACCKIVNSTAAFPSDLRSVFHSFHQHSQNYPNGPEICDKLISGCIFLRFLCPAIMSPSLFDLIQEYPSDKTSRCLTLIAKTVQALANYTNRFGTKESYMVFMNEFLEREWGNMRTFLQEISSSHDRGSAVKFNGYTDLGKELSLLHSLLVETLDDCEKLSEDKVGPLKGILSRITSYASLPEGTIPYSSSSFIQMNKGSTNSTKVSTTSISTSPIGKKSLNKIFDDAKLSDSTDVEMLPPYNIAMERSITSSTVNNLVDFIQQDSPNAVVGRTERSTAVFDIGNLQTDVRHVETSTTVEKVETTTEVEERIMEELEGDMVVSMKSETTKSVNQSFSVSLEKNVVSNPSTNAMNRTSQPVERNVDEKGRAKRRNRTLPLSFQNPAYQLSKTSLRHMDIGASDSVSSSNSSPSNSDGASSNHDGDVSQNGSSCDGVSPPSNRRTAAAKETSTAKIDIMAHTLPKAAHRSHNITTVDLYPKDKQMSESHSSGSIHSNKTSKPKFTSSYSSTSLFEPSRTPSTSNVTSPTEAIRAMNSAAKAAFFSSVMAPVKESTPLSSPTGTPYNNTGGQQRSQAVLHINNGSHQPSFAVTVTNPKPPSQTAQLGSTYPQHASSSSPSISPPTSSSTSASSEDGPPMTLVRTEAVIQTGTASSNPVESESTTVTTQRFTTSQTILPSPCRPKQLNTESTSPSSRAPLMGTSNLEKSHAPKSSARYPATPIVPSTASVAFSITNLTPAITTMASPTSPSSLPLPRKKIMTQFASKPRAVCLSESSSSNGSLNKNGDATESAKDMLSIHIGKKSRSLSVQHNFTFKSSASPPEPVWTRRIKDPSAIDRETQTEMYSLEIQLLKDELEKMSAQLEETQQRLDEEEKRADLAIAEMKVEVEESQIELRIQHDEKDKQIKDIITRLVTVEEELKKEQEEMVAVVSAKQKIIDAQEQRIQSLDEANVRLMRALDQLKERYQLTRRTKSSSDIRTTSKLTPLNGSLRSTNC from the exons CATCCGAAGCGCTGTACATCCTGAGAAAGACAACAAGCGGAGGAAGGATAGCGTCTTACGACTCTGGGTCGTGGAAGGAAAGAATGTCCCACTCAAACGAAA GTACTACTGTGAAATCTACGTAGACGATGTCCTCTATGCTAGAACCACAGCAAAATCCAGGGGAGATATGGTCTTTTGGGGTGAACAGTTCCTTTTCAC ATGTCTTCCAGAAGCAAAGAACGTTAAGATTCATTTATACAAAGAGCCAGACAAGAAGAAAAGAAGAGACAAAAACTACCTAG GGCACGTCTCAATCCCGCTGGAACCGATCAGCAATCGCTCAACGTTTGAAAAATG GTACCCGTTGACGAACAGCTCCTCCAAAGGAGACACACCGAGCCTAAGAATTAAAACACGATATCAAAGCATCAATATACTTCCTATTGCACAGTACTCCGAACTTGCACAG TACTTGAAAGAGAATGCCGTGAGTCTATGTCAACTTATAGAGCAGCAAATTAACGTCAAGACCAAGGAGGAGATTGCGACCTCGCTCATCAAAGTACTGCAGTGTCTCGGCACAGCCAATGAATTCCTCGTCGAGTTGGTCATGACTGAGACCAGGACAGTTA ATGATGAAAGCCTCATTTTCAGGGCCAACACCATGGCAACCAAATCAATGGAGGCTTACATGAAGCTGATTGGTGGAAAG TACATTCAAGACACCCTCGGTGACTTCATTCACACGATATACGAGAATGACGAGGATTGTGAG GTGGATCCAACCAAAGTATCCAGCAGTGTGTTACTACAGCAGCACCAGGCAACATTGACCATGTTATGTGAGATGGCATGCTGTAAGATCGTCAACTCGACTGCTGCATTTCCATCTGATCTTAGATCCGTCTTCCATTCCTTCCATCAACACAGCCAGAACTATCCAAACGGTCCAGAGATTTGCGATAAATTAATCAG TGGGTGTATCTTCCTACGCTTTCTATGTCCAGCCATCATGTCTCCAAGTCTCTTTGACCTCATCCAAGAGTATCCTAGCGACAAGACATCAAGATGCCTTACTCTCATCGCTAAGACGGTCCAAGCTCTTGCCAACTACACTAA CAGGTTTGGAACCAAAGAGAGTTACATGGTGTTTATGAATGAGTTCCTGGAACGGGAATGGGGCAACATGAGGACCTTCTTACAAGAGATATCG AGTTCCCATGATCGAGGGAGTGCAGTGAAGTTTAACGGCTATACAGACCTTGGCAAGGAGCTATCTCTCCTACACAGCCTTCTAGTTGAAACGCTTGACGACTGTGAAAAG CTTTCTGAAGACAAGGTCGGCCCGTTGAAGGGAATCCTGTCTCGTATTACTAGCTACGCTTCATTACCAGAGGGAACGATACCCTACAGTTCCTCCAGCTTCATCCAAATGAACAAAGGGTCAACAAACTCAACTAAAGTCAGCACTACATCCATCTCAACGTCTCCAATTGGCAAGAAGAGTCTGAATAAGATCTTTGACGACGCCAAGCTTTCCGACTCCACAGACGTTGAGATGTTGCCGCCGTATAACATCGCGATGGAGCGATCCATAACTTCCTCCACTGTGAACAATCTTGTGGATTTCATCCAGCAGGATTCACCAAACGCGGTCGTTGGGAGAACAGAGCGCAGCACGGCAGTTTTTGATATCGGGAACTTGCAGACGGATGTGCGGCATGTTGAGACGAGTACGACGGTAGAGAAGGTTGAGACAACAACCGAAGTGGAAGAGAGAATCATGGAGGAACTTGAAGGAGATATGGTGGTCTCCATGAAATCGGAAACTACAAAATCCGTCAATCAATCATTTTCTGTCAGTTTGGAAAAGAATGTTGTATCAAACCCCAGTACTAATGCCATGAACAGAACGTCGCAGCCCGTGGAGAGAAATGTTGACGAGAAAGGGAGGGCCAAGCGCAGGAACAGAACTTTACCGCTCTCATTTCAGAATCCTGCTTATCAACTCTCAAAGACGTCGCTGCGTCACATGGACATCGGGGCTTCAGACAGTGTGAGTTCATCCAACAGCAGTCCTAGTAACTCTGACGGAGCCTCGTCAAATCATGACGGGGACGTCTCACAAAATGGTTCTTCTTGCGACGGTGTTTCCCCACCCTCAAATCGGCGCACGGCCGCAGCAAAGGAGACCTCCACAGCCAAGATAGATATCATGGCTCACACTCTTCCCAAAGCTGCCCACCGATCACATAATATCACGACTGTTGATTTATACCCGAAAGACAAACAGATGTCTGAGAGTCACAGTAGTGGATCAATCCACTCCAATAAAACGAGTAAACCGAAATTCACGAGTAGTTACAGCAGTACTTCACTATTTGAACCCTCACGGACCCCATCCACGTCTAACGTTACGTCTCCCACGGAAGCAATTCGTGCTATGAATAGCGCCGCTAAGGCAGCGTTCTTTTCATCAGTGATGGCTCCTGTGAAGGAATCCACTCCCCTCTCGTCACCAACTGGTACCCCGTATAACAACACTGGTGGGCAGCAGCGCTCTCAAGCCGTGTTGCACATTAACAATGGCAGTCATCAGCCATCGTTTGCCGTTACAGTCACTAACCCTAAACCCCCATCTCAAACAGCTCAGTTAGGTTCCACGTACCCTCAGCATGCCTCAAGCTCCTCCCCTTCAATATCGCCTCCTACAAGTTCCTCAACGTCAGCTTCTTCGGAAGATGGTCCTCCCATGACTCTAGTCAGGACTGAAGCAGTAATCCAAACAGGTACAGCATCGTCCAATCCTGTTGAATCCGAGTCAACAACAGTCACAACCCAGCGGTTTACAACCTCTCAAACAATCTTGCCCTCTCCCTGCCGACCAAAGCAACTGAACACGGAGTCAACAAGTCCGTCTTCACGGGCTCCCCTCATGGGTACCTCAAATCTTGAGAAGAGCCACGCCCCAAAGAGCTCCGCCCGCTACCCAGCCACACCCATCGTCCCCAGTACTGCCAGCGTTGCCTTTAGCATAACTAACCTTACCCCAGCTATAACCACCATGGCGTCGCCAACAAGCCCATCCTCGTTGCCGCTCCCACGAAAGAAAATCATGACGCAGTTTGCTTCAAAGCCTCGCGCCGTATGCCTCTCAGAGAGCTCATCCTCAAACGGATCTCTGAATAAGAATGGAGACGCCACGGAATCCGCCAAAGATATGCTGTCAATCCACATCGGAAAGAAGTCACGGTCGTTGTCCGTGCAGCATAACTTCACATTCAAGTCCTCAGCGTCACCTCCAGAACCTGTTTGGACTCGAAGGATTAAAGACCCATCTGCTATTGATAGAGAAACACAAACAGAAATG TACTCTCTGGAGATCCAGCTTCTTAAGGATGAACTGGAGAAGATGTCGGCTCAGCTGGAGGAAACCCAACAACGTCTTGACGAAGAGGAGAAAAGAGCGGATCTAGCCATTGCCGAGATGAAAGTAGAGGTGGAGGAAAGTCAAATAGAACTCAGAATACAACACGATGAGAAAGATAAACAGATTAAAGACATCATTACGAG ACTCGTCACCGTTGAGGAAGAACTGAAGAAGGAGCAGGAGGAGATGGTTGCCGTGGTTTCCGCTAAACAGAAGATTATTGATGCGCAAGAGCAACGTATACAGTCACTGGATGAGGCTAATGTTCGACTCATGAGGGCGCTAGACCAGCTGAAAGAGCGCTACCAGCTGACGCGGCGTACAAAATCTTCATCGGACATTCGAACAACCAGCAAGCTGACTCCACTGAATGGAAGCTTGAGGTCAACTAACTGCTGA
- the LOC139947966 gene encoding uncharacterized protein isoform X10, which translates to MKFSKKNVSACKGIFPKRMKIALKRTKSVGKFDKHGPLKEEDEGSEMTSPHSIKPTHSHESLLLGPQTSLDVFDLTANDLVIQPLHSSILGQDHCFQITTSVGKKYYSCRSASERDKWIESIRSAVHPEKDNKRRKDSVLRLWVVEGKNVPLKRKYYCEIYVDDVLYARTTAKSRGDMVFWGEQFLFTCLPEAKNVKIHLYKEPDKKKRRDKNYLGHVSIPLEPISNRSTFEKWYPLTNSSSKGDTPSLRIKTRYQSINILPIAQYSELAQYLKENAVSLCQLIEQQINVKTKEEIATSLIKVLQCLGTANEFLVELVMTETRTVNDESLIFRANTMATKSMEAYMKLIGGKYIQDTLGDFIHTIYENDEDCEVDPTKVSSSVLLQQHQATLTMLCEMACCKIVNSTAAFPSDLRSVFHSFHQHSQNYPNGPEICDKLISGCIFLRFLCPAIMSPSLFDLIQEYPSDKTSRCLTLIAKTVQALANYTNRFGTKESYMVFMNEFLEREWGNMRTFLQEISSSHDRGSAVKFNGYTDLGKELSLLHSLLVETLDDCEKLSEDKVGPLKGILSRITSYASLPEGTIPYSSSSFIQMNKGSTNSTKVSTTSISTSPIGKKSLNKIFDDAKLSDSTDVEMLPPYNIAMERSITSSTVNNLVDFIQQDSPNAVVGRTERSTAVFDIGNLQTDVRHVETSTTVEKVETTTEVEERIMEELEGDMVVSMKSETTKSVNQSFSVSLEKNVVSNPSTNAMNRTSQPVERNVDEKGRAKRRNRTLPLSFQNPAYQLSKTSLRHMDIGASDSVSSSNSSPSNSDGASSNHDGDVSQNGSSCDGVSPPSNRRTAAAKETSTAKIDIMAHTLPKAAHRSHNITTVDLYPKDKQMSESHSSGSIHSNKTSKPKFTSSYSSTSLFEPSRTPSTSNVTSPTEAIRAMNSAAKAAFFSSVMAPVKESTPLSSPTGTPYNNTGGQQRSQAVLHINNGSHQPSFAVTVTNPKPPSQTAQLGSTYPQHASSSSPSISPPTSSSTSASSEDGPPMTLVRTEAVIQTGTASSNPVESESTTVTTQRFTTSQTILPSPCRPKQLNTESTSPSSRAPLMGTSNLEKSHAPKSSARYPATPIVPSTASVAFSITNLTPAITTMASPTSPSSLPLPRKKIMTQFASKPRAVCLSESSSSNGSLNKNGDATESAKDMLSIHIGKKSRSLSVQHNFTFKSSASPPEPVWTRRIKDPSAIDRETQTEMYSLEIQLLKDELEKMSAQLEETQQRLDEEEKRADLAIAEMKVEVEESQIELRIQHDEKDKQIKDIITRLVTVEEELKKEQEEMVAVVSAKQKIIDAQEQRIQSLDEANVRLMRALDQLKERYQLTRRTKSSSDIRTTSKLTPLNGSLRSTNC; encoded by the exons CATCCGAAGCGCTGTACATCCTGAGAAAGACAACAAGCGGAGGAAGGATAGCGTCTTACGACTCTGGGTCGTGGAAGGAAAGAATGTCCCACTCAAACGAAA GTACTACTGTGAAATCTACGTAGACGATGTCCTCTATGCTAGAACCACAGCAAAATCCAGGGGAGATATGGTCTTTTGGGGTGAACAGTTCCTTTTCAC ATGTCTTCCAGAAGCAAAGAACGTTAAGATTCATTTATACAAAGAGCCAGACAAGAAGAAAAGAAGAGACAAAAACTACCTAG GGCACGTCTCAATCCCGCTGGAACCGATCAGCAATCGCTCAACGTTTGAAAAATG GTACCCGTTGACGAACAGCTCCTCCAAAGGAGACACACCGAGCCTAAGAATTAAAACACGATATCAAAGCATCAATATACTTCCTATTGCACAGTACTCCGAACTTGCACAG TACTTGAAAGAGAATGCCGTGAGTCTATGTCAACTTATAGAGCAGCAAATTAACGTCAAGACCAAGGAGGAGATTGCGACCTCGCTCATCAAAGTACTGCAGTGTCTCGGCACAGCCAATGAATTCCTCGTCGAGTTGGTCATGACTGAGACCAGGACAGTTA ATGATGAAAGCCTCATTTTCAGGGCCAACACCATGGCAACCAAATCAATGGAGGCTTACATGAAGCTGATTGGTGGAAAG TACATTCAAGACACCCTCGGTGACTTCATTCACACGATATACGAGAATGACGAGGATTGTGAG GTGGATCCAACCAAAGTATCCAGCAGTGTGTTACTACAGCAGCACCAGGCAACATTGACCATGTTATGTGAGATGGCATGCTGTAAGATCGTCAACTCGACTGCTGCATTTCCATCTGATCTTAGATCCGTCTTCCATTCCTTCCATCAACACAGCCAGAACTATCCAAACGGTCCAGAGATTTGCGATAAATTAATCAG TGGGTGTATCTTCCTACGCTTTCTATGTCCAGCCATCATGTCTCCAAGTCTCTTTGACCTCATCCAAGAGTATCCTAGCGACAAGACATCAAGATGCCTTACTCTCATCGCTAAGACGGTCCAAGCTCTTGCCAACTACACTAA CAGGTTTGGAACCAAAGAGAGTTACATGGTGTTTATGAATGAGTTCCTGGAACGGGAATGGGGCAACATGAGGACCTTCTTACAAGAGATATCG AGTTCCCATGATCGAGGGAGTGCAGTGAAGTTTAACGGCTATACAGACCTTGGCAAGGAGCTATCTCTCCTACACAGCCTTCTAGTTGAAACGCTTGACGACTGTGAAAAG CTTTCTGAAGACAAGGTCGGCCCGTTGAAGGGAATCCTGTCTCGTATTACTAGCTACGCTTCATTACCAGAGGGAACGATACCCTACAGTTCCTCCAGCTTCATCCAAATGAACAAAGGGTCAACAAACTCAACTAAAGTCAGCACTACATCCATCTCAACGTCTCCAATTGGCAAGAAGAGTCTGAATAAGATCTTTGACGACGCCAAGCTTTCCGACTCCACAGACGTTGAGATGTTGCCGCCGTATAACATCGCGATGGAGCGATCCATAACTTCCTCCACTGTGAACAATCTTGTGGATTTCATCCAGCAGGATTCACCAAACGCGGTCGTTGGGAGAACAGAGCGCAGCACGGCAGTTTTTGATATCGGGAACTTGCAGACGGATGTGCGGCATGTTGAGACGAGTACGACGGTAGAGAAGGTTGAGACAACAACCGAAGTGGAAGAGAGAATCATGGAGGAACTTGAAGGAGATATGGTGGTCTCCATGAAATCGGAAACTACAAAATCCGTCAATCAATCATTTTCTGTCAGTTTGGAAAAGAATGTTGTATCAAACCCCAGTACTAATGCCATGAACAGAACGTCGCAGCCCGTGGAGAGAAATGTTGACGAGAAAGGGAGGGCCAAGCGCAGGAACAGAACTTTACCGCTCTCATTTCAGAATCCTGCTTATCAACTCTCAAAGACGTCGCTGCGTCACATGGACATCGGGGCTTCAGACAGTGTGAGTTCATCCAACAGCAGTCCTAGTAACTCTGACGGAGCCTCGTCAAATCATGACGGGGACGTCTCACAAAATGGTTCTTCTTGCGACGGTGTTTCCCCACCCTCAAATCGGCGCACGGCCGCAGCAAAGGAGACCTCCACAGCCAAGATAGATATCATGGCTCACACTCTTCCCAAAGCTGCCCACCGATCACATAATATCACGACTGTTGATTTATACCCGAAAGACAAACAGATGTCTGAGAGTCACAGTAGTGGATCAATCCACTCCAATAAAACGAGTAAACCGAAATTCACGAGTAGTTACAGCAGTACTTCACTATTTGAACCCTCACGGACCCCATCCACGTCTAACGTTACGTCTCCCACGGAAGCAATTCGTGCTATGAATAGCGCCGCTAAGGCAGCGTTCTTTTCATCAGTGATGGCTCCTGTGAAGGAATCCACTCCCCTCTCGTCACCAACTGGTACCCCGTATAACAACACTGGTGGGCAGCAGCGCTCTCAAGCCGTGTTGCACATTAACAATGGCAGTCATCAGCCATCGTTTGCCGTTACAGTCACTAACCCTAAACCCCCATCTCAAACAGCTCAGTTAGGTTCCACGTACCCTCAGCATGCCTCAAGCTCCTCCCCTTCAATATCGCCTCCTACAAGTTCCTCAACGTCAGCTTCTTCGGAAGATGGTCCTCCCATGACTCTAGTCAGGACTGAAGCAGTAATCCAAACAGGTACAGCATCGTCCAATCCTGTTGAATCCGAGTCAACAACAGTCACAACCCAGCGGTTTACAACCTCTCAAACAATCTTGCCCTCTCCCTGCCGACCAAAGCAACTGAACACGGAGTCAACAAGTCCGTCTTCACGGGCTCCCCTCATGGGTACCTCAAATCTTGAGAAGAGCCACGCCCCAAAGAGCTCCGCCCGCTACCCAGCCACACCCATCGTCCCCAGTACTGCCAGCGTTGCCTTTAGCATAACTAACCTTACCCCAGCTATAACCACCATGGCGTCGCCAACAAGCCCATCCTCGTTGCCGCTCCCACGAAAGAAAATCATGACGCAGTTTGCTTCAAAGCCTCGCGCCGTATGCCTCTCAGAGAGCTCATCCTCAAACGGATCTCTGAATAAGAATGGAGACGCCACGGAATCCGCCAAAGATATGCTGTCAATCCACATCGGAAAGAAGTCACGGTCGTTGTCCGTGCAGCATAACTTCACATTCAAGTCCTCAGCGTCACCTCCAGAACCTGTTTGGACTCGAAGGATTAAAGACCCATCTGCTATTGATAGAGAAACACAAACAGAAATG TACTCTCTGGAGATCCAGCTTCTTAAGGATGAACTGGAGAAGATGTCGGCTCAGCTGGAGGAAACCCAACAACGTCTTGACGAAGAGGAGAAAAGAGCGGATCTAGCCATTGCCGAGATGAAAGTAGAGGTGGAGGAAAGTCAAATAGAACTCAGAATACAACACGATGAGAAAGATAAACAGATTAAAGACATCATTACGAG ACTCGTCACCGTTGAGGAAGAACTGAAGAAGGAGCAGGAGGAGATGGTTGCCGTGGTTTCCGCTAAACAGAAGATTATTGATGCGCAAGAGCAACGTATACAGTCACTGGATGAGGCTAATGTTCGACTCATGAGGGCGCTAGACCAGCTGAAAGAGCGCTACCAGCTGACGCGGCGTACAAAATCTTCATCGGACATTCGAACAACCAGCAAGCTGACTCCACTGAATGGAAGCTTGAGGTCAACTAACTGCTGA